DNA from Actinomyces sp. oral taxon 897:
CCCGCCGGCGTAGCGCTCAGGCTGCACCTGTCCGGCCAGGTCGGCAGCGTCCACGACGACGGCGACCCCCAGGGCCTGGAGAGGCTGCTGGGCCAGGTCCTGGGGCTGCTCCAGGCCGGGCGCGTCAGCCTGGGCGGGCGCCAGAACGCCGGGTGGGGCGGGGTGCGGCTCAGTGACGCCGGGACGAGGAGCGTGGACGTCGCCCGCTACCGCCTGGACGGCCCCGACGGCCTGCTCGCCCTCCTTGACGGCAGGGGCAGTACCGTGGCCGTCCCCCTGGTGGCGCCGCCCGACCCGGGGCAGCTCACCGTGACCGTGACCTGGGACAGCCCCACCGGCATCCTGGTGGCCGAGCCCCGGGACAAGGAGCAGAGGGGCGACCAGGAGACCGTGGACACCCTCCCTCTGCGGACACGCTCCCGCAAGGGCCGCGACCCCCAGGACGCCGGCACCCTGGTCCTGCCCGGCAGCTCCGTGCGCGGCGCCCTGCGCAGCCGGGCCAGCCGGATCGCACGCACCGTCCTGCTGGCCGGTCAGCAGCTCCCGGGGCAGGCGGACTGGTCCACCACCGGCGTCCACGACCAGCTGGCCGAGGACCCGCCGCTGGTGCACGCCCTCTTTGGCAGCACCGAGCGCCGCGGTGCGCTGCGCGTCCTGGACACCCTCGCCCTGGGGCGGACGCAGACGCTCAAGCGCACCCACAACGCCGGGGACAGGTGGACCGGGGGCGTGGTCGACGGCGGCCTGTACGCCGAGCAGGTGCCCGCCCCCACCACGCGGTGGGACAGCATCACCCTGGTAGTGGACCTGGCGCGCCTGGGGGGCCCGGGCCAGCGTCGGGCTGCACTGTGCCTGCTGGGGCTGGTCCTGGCCGAGCTGGCCACCGGCACCCTGCCCCTGGGCAGCCGGGGCACGCGCGGACTGGGGGAGGTCAGCGTCAGGGCCCTGAGCCTGACCGGTGACACCAGCCTGCTGGGCGGGCCCTGGGAGATCCGCGCGGGGGCCGAGGGCGGCACCGGCGTCGCCCGCGACCTCCTGGCCCGCCTGCGCACCCTGAACGACGACGTCGGCGGCGCGGGCTGGACGGACTACCTCGTGGACGCGCCGCGCACGGCACAGGACGGTGAGTGAGATGACGCAGGAGCAGGATGCCGGGCACACCGGCCTGTTCGCCCAGGACATTAGACAGGCCCGGGACCTGGCCCAGGAGCTGGGCAGGTCCGGGGACCTTCCCGCCCTGGAGGAGGGCGCCTGGGGCGTGGAGGTGGACGAGGCCGCCACCTTGGACCACGTACTGGGACGCCTGGGGACCGGGGAGTGGACGGGACTGGCGTTCACCACCCGGGGCACCCGCGTCCTGGGGACCGTGGCGCTGGACGGCCTGAGGGACACCGCCAGTGCCGTGGTGGAGCTGGACACCGTCTACGAGCTGCGGCTCTGGCAGCCCGACGGCGGGCCGGAGCCGGGGGTGGCGGCCCACGAGCTGCGCTGGCTCAACGGGTCGGGGTGCGCCGAGATCCGGGTGTACACCTCCCCCAGGGCCGACGGCGCCCCTGCCGGGGCGGGTACCGGCGCGAGGGAGGGCGCGAGGGAGGCGGCGCCCCCCGGCCTGCCCCTGGAGAGCTGCTGGTACCGCCGGAACCGCTACCTGGAGCACCGCAGCGCCTCCCGCTCCGGCGCAGCCGGCCGTATGACGGCCCTGGAGGTCTTTACCAGGGAGCCGGTCTACGGGAACACAGTCTTTACCGACGAGATCCTGACAGGAAGGTGGACGTGAGATGGGTGAGTTCCACTCCGCCGTCAACCGGATCCCGGTCCTGCGGCGGGCGGCGGCACGGCTCGTTGACGGCGGCAGGCTCCCCGCCGCCCTCTTTACCGACCACGAGGCGGCTGGGCACGACCGCCTCCACCCCCGCAGGTGGTCGGGGACCATCGACCTGCGTATGACGCTCATGACCCCGCTCGTCCTGGGTGAGCAGGATGCGTCACCCGACGGCAGGCAGGCGGGCACCGTCCGCCTCCCCCGGGACACCAGCGGGGGCGTCGTGGTCCCGCCGACCATGGTCAAGGGCATGCTGTCGCGCGCCTACGAGGCCCTGACCGCCTCACGGTTCCGTGCCCTCCAGCCGCGTGCCGACCGCCTCACCTACCGCTCCGACGCCGCCGACTCCCTGCGGCTCGTGCCCCTGCGGGTGACCAGGGTCAACGAGGACGGCAGCCTGGAGGCTGAGCTGCTGGCCGGGTCGTCCACACAGACCGTCAGCCACGACGGCGAGAGGATCCCGGTCATGCGGGCGGCGGCCATGCAGACCGGCTACAAGGGCAGCGCGACCCTGGTCCTGGATGGCAGGGGGCGCAGGCTCACGGCCATGACCCACCACGGCAAGCAGCTGCGCTGCCACCTGGCCCTGTACGTGCACGGCAGCGGCAGGTACGCCTTCTGGCACGTGACCCACCTGGGGGTCGGGGAGGCGGAGCCGGAGGAGGCCTTTACCGTCGGTGGGGAGTCCGCGATTCCCAAGTACATGAACGAGTACGACGTGACCGGGTACGTCTACCGGACCGCGAGCGACCAGGACGCGGAGCAGCCCTGGCTGCTGTACGAGAAGAAACGCTACGAACGGGTGTTCTTCACCACCGAGAAGGAGCCGCTGACCGTCACCATTACCCCCGAGGTGGCCAGGGGCTACACCATTGTGGCCAACAGCTACCGTGAGCAGCGCGAGGAGGAGGAACGCCGGCAGGTCAGGGCGGGCCGGACCCAGAGGGCCAACCGGGTGACCGACGAGGCCTTCGCCGGCAAGGAGGCGGGGCACCCGGGGCTCGCCGAGGGCGACCTCGCCTACGCGCTGCTGGGAGAGGAGAGCTACCGGGAGGACAACACCCTCATCAGGGGCGTGGCGCACAGGGTGGTCCAGCTCGTCCCCACCATGATCGGACGACGCGCCTACGACTCCTCCCCCCAGGACCTGGGACGCGCCCAGGGGGTCCTCCCCCTGGCCTCCCGCTGTGAGGCCAGCGCGGCGGACCGGCTCTTTGGCTACGTCGTCCAGGACGCCCCGGAGGGGGCCGTCGGGGGCGACGTGGCCGCCAGGGGGCGGGTCGCCGTCGGGGTCGTGGACACGAGTCAGGCCCAGGTCACGCGCGGCAGGGGTGAGCTCCTGGCACCCCTCCTCAGCCCCAAGCCCGCCTCGGCACGGCGGTTCCTGACCGACTCCAGGACCGGCCGGACACCGGCCGACGGCGACCGCCCCCTGCCGCGCCCCAGGCTCTTTACCCCGGGCCAGTACCTGGGCCTGGCCGCCTACCCGGTCCACCGGGGCGTCCTGGGGAGGAAGGGGCTGCCGCAGGAGGCCACGAGCGTGCCGCCCCAGGAGGGGCTGGACGTCCCCGCGGACACGGTGCGCCTGCGCGTGCGCGACTGGCTGGAGACGGGCAGCGTCCTGACCTGCCGGCTGCGGGTGGACGACGTCGAGCCCGAGGAGCTCGCGGCGCTCCTGTGGCTGCTGGACCCCAGGAACCTCGTCCCGGCCTCCGAGCGCACCGGACAGGCCGCGGGCTTTATGCGCATGGGCCTGGGCAAGCCGCTGGGGCTGGGGGTGGTCAAGGTGGAGGTCCCCGAGGGCGGCGTGCGCGTCCACACCGGGCAGGCCCTGGCGGACGGCTACCGCAGCCTGGAGGGGTGCCTGGGGATGGTGCCCACGACCCCGCCCCCCACCCTGCCCGACGACGTCCTGGACATCCTGGACCGGCTCCCCTGGGTCAGGGCCATGCAGCGTGCGGCCTACGGCTACACCGACGGGATCCCCGTACGCTACATGAGCCTGAAGGAGAACCGGGCCAACAACCAGACCGAGGAGGGCAGGCCCAAGGAAGGACGCGGGCAGTCCCCCACACCACTGGCGGACCCCCCGAGGCCGCTCAGTATTGAGATCCCGGCCCGGCGACAGGGCAGGCAGGTCCCGGGCCCGCCGCAGCGGCGCGGAGGCTACGGGGGCCGTGGGGGCCGTGGGGGCCACGGAGGCCGTCGATGGTGAGCTACAGACTGGTCAACCTCAACCCGCACGAGGTGGTGCTCATAGGCGACGGGCAGCAGCTGGTCCTGCCACCGTCGGGCACGGTCCCCCGCCTGGTGCTGGGTGGCGGCACCACGGTCACCGTGGGCGCCCTCGGTGCCGGGGACGGTACCGGGGAGGAGACGCCGGTGACGCTGTCCCTCACCTACGGGGAGGGCCTGGTAGGGCTCGACCCGCCCCTGCCCGACCCGCAACCAGGAGTGTTGTACGTCACCAGCAGGGTCGTCGCTGAGCACTGCCCGCAGCGGGACGACCTGGCCTGGCCCCACGAGCTCGTCCGCGATACGGCCGGGCGCCCCGTCGGCGCTCGCGGCCTGGCCACGGTGGGACCCCCTCCCGGTCAGAGTGGGAGGAAGAGCTTGCCATGACCATGCTCATTCACGTCGTCGGCCGCTCGGACCTTGGCGTCGGCACTGGCTGGCGCGCCGGGAAGGTCCTCAGGCCCAGTGAGCTGGATCCGTATGCCCTGCGCAGGGCAGAGAAGCTGAGGGCCCTGGCGGGGCGCCTCCGGTCGTCCCGCGAGCCGGCCGGTGAGGGCCCAAGCCCCCGGTGCCCGGACGGTAGGCCAGCCCCTGGGACGGAGCCCCCCGCCGAGCAGGCCCTTCCTGAGGAGGCTGTCCGCGTGGTGCAGGCGCTCCTTGACGGCGTCCACCCCGACGCCGAGGAGCAGCCCGCCCGGGTCGAGATCGCCCGCCCTCACGAGGGGACGCCGCTGTACAAGTACCTCAAGGCGCTCGTCCAGTACGGGCGCGCGGACATTGACCTGCTGCTCGTGGCCACCCGTAAGGGACGCGGGGCCACCGAGCCGTACCTGAGGGCCGTGCACGAGTGCCTCAGTGAGCCCGGGGTGCGTGCCGGGCTGCGCGACCGCACCGGCGCCACGCTCCGGCTCCAGGAGCCGGTCCTGGTAGCGGGCCTGGGGGAGCTGGAGGACCTCATGAGCCAGGTCGACCACCGCCTGACCGCCCACCGCGGCCACGTGGCGCTCGCCTTCGGCTCAGGTGCGACCGCCTTCTCACTGTCCCTCGCGGGGACCGTGGCCGCCGCCCAGGCCGACGAGTGGTCCCTGATCCTGGCCGGTGAGAGCGGGCCCGCCCGTATCGAGGACATGTCCGTCACCGGGGTGACGGCACACCACCCGGAGCGGGGCTGGTTCCTGGGCCTGGGGCTGCCCACCTGCCTGGAGGGCCGCGTCAGCGACGACGTCGTCAAGGCCGCCGTCCAGGTAGCGCACCGGGCGGCAGGGGATGGAGGCTGCCCGACGTCGCACGACCTCGGTGAGCTCCTGCTGTGCGACCTCGCCCGGGGGGACCAGGCAGCGGGGATGGCGGCCAGGGCCTGGCTGGTGGCCGAGTACCGCAGTCGCAGGGAGCAGTACATGAGGGACTCCGGGGAGGCCCCCGAGCAGGTTACCGACCAGGTGAGGCAGGAAAACCGAGACCGCCCGCTCGGCCGCGTCCTGGGGGGCCTGGAGAAGGAACGGAGCCGGGGCAGGGTGCTCCTGCCGCACGACGAGTGGCTGCGCACCAAGGGCTGGCTCAATGATATTGGCAAGCGCGCCACCCACGAGCTCGGTGTCATTGGGGCGGGAACCGGTTCCATGACCAGCCCGGGCACCGAAGGCGGCCAGGAAGACCTTAAGGACCAGGCGGAGACCGGGGCGGATGCCGGGACCAGCCCGGATTATGAGACCGACCCGGACAATGGGACTGGCCCGGACAATGGGACTGGCCTGGGAGCCGGGCCCCAGTCCGGGGGCTACCCCGGAGCGGCCGTGAGCCCGGTGGACCGCGTGGCCGACCTGCTGAGCAGCTGCGGGATCGAGCGGCCCGACTGGCTGTCGTGGCCGGGCGGGGACATTGCCATGGTCTGCGCGCAGTCCCGCCCCCAGAGCGACCACGGTACCGGGCGGACCCGCCCCTCCCCGGCGGAGCAGATTCTCCACGGCCTGCCTCACTCAGAGGATCTGGCCCAGGTGCGCCAGGCGACCGGTAGCGACGGGCTGTTCACGCTCCACCTCATGCTCCTGGCCTCCCAGGACATGGAGGACTACGCCCAGAAGGAGAGGCAGAAGATCAGGCGCCTGACCGCCGGGCCAGAGGACCACCCGGCGGGTGAGGGTGCCGGGCCCGACGGCCTGGCTGGGAGGGGCCCAGGTGAGTGGCCCTCTAGCCAGGACCAGGGGCTGGCTGCCCACTGGGAGCCCGCTGACGTGCGGGTGACCCCTTACGGGACGGCTTTTAGTCGGTATAAGGACGGCAGACGCCAGATGGCGGCCTTTAAAAGCCTGCGTGAGGGTGTCAAGGACTGGCTCGACTCCCTGGACCCCCGGCCGCGGGCGGTGGTCGTCTACGCGGCGGGGGAGAAGCAGGCCCTGCTCGCGGCACTGCGGGTTGCCCAGGAGTACGGGGCTGGGCACGGGGTGCCGGTCTTCCTGGTCTCGGGCACCACGCGCCCGCCCGCCAGCTCGCAGTCCCCCCAGGGGCGTGAGCACCTGACGACCCACCAGTTCGGGCTCGATAAGGACGCGCGCCAGGTCCTGATCGAGGCTGCGCATTTCTGCCTGCGGCGTCTGGACCTGCTCACCGCCGCGCGCCTCCTGCGCCTGGGATCCCCCGAGGCGGCCTCGCTGGCCGACCAGGCCCAGGACCTGGCCCGTGGGCTCGCGGAGCCAGCGGGTGCTGACGACATTGACGTCTACGCCCCCCGGCTGCTCTCGGTCATGTGCGGTGTGGCCCGGATGTGGCCTTCTGTCACCAAGCCCGATGCCCGGGCACGCCTTATGACCATAGTCGGCGAGCTTATTGCCGACCCCCCGAGACGCCACGCTTGTGTCCTCCAGAAGTCCAACGTGGACAACCTGGAATCCTGGAAGAGAGCAAAGGCGGCGGACCTTCTCCGTGTAGTGGTGCGCGTGCGTGATAACACCACGGTCACCCACGGGCCGGGCGATAAGGATCCGTTCGCCGTCGCCTGCGCTATTACCTTCGCAGGCTGGGGCCGTGAGAACGTCCCGCCCGGGGACACCTTTGAGGGGGTTGACTACCCGGAGCTGCTGGAGCGCGCCGTCGCGGCGGTGCGTGACAAGCACGGCGTCGAGCCTGACGACTGGGCGCAGCGGCTTGCTGACCTCGATGAGAAGATGGGTCAGCTGGTGAGCGCGTCCCCGTCGGGCTGCGCGCCCGCCTCCACGTCCACCACCCCCATGCCGTAGGCGGTGTGCGATCCGGCGTTGGTAAAGCCGGCCAGGGCCATGAGCCGGGAGAGGACCTGCGCTGTCGCCCCGGGGCGTGCGCTAATACGCAGCTCGCCCTCGTAGGCCACGATCCGGTTCGCGGAGAGCCTGCCCCGGCCGTCACCGCGCGGCATGGCCAGGCCCACCTCCACGGGCTCGGTACGGTCCACGGTGGTGAGCGCCTCCGCCAAGGCCTGACGGTCGGGCAGGCGCAGCGGTCCCGTCGGGCTGTAGGCGCACCAGCGGGCGTGCAGGCTCGCCGCCAGGGAGGCTGGTGAGACGCCCGGCACGTGCCTGCCCCGGCTCGAGAACACCGTGGGGGTGAGCAGGCGCACCACCCATGACGTGTCGGTGTTCTGCGCCTCCAGCTCGGCCCAGGTGCGATGCTCCACCACCTGGGCACTGCGCGCCGCCAGGGCCACGGTGCCCCGGCCCCCGTCACCTACCGGCAGCACGCCGCCCCAGGTGAGCCAGCCGTCGAGGGTGTCCACCAGGCGGTCGTCCAGGAACCGCAGCTCGAACCCGTACGTCCTGCCCGACGCCGTCGTCTGCCCCACGCAGTACGGCTTGGGGCCGCCCAGGGCGTGCGGGGGCCGGGGCGCCAGGGCCGGCAGGGACCGGGCCCGCTCGGGGCTGACGCCCTCAGGCAGGTCCAGCACCCGGCCCCAGGCCGCGTGCAGGCGGCGGGGCGTGGCCTCCACGGGGGCGGGGGAGTCGAACTCGATAAAGACGGTGGTGGGCATGACTGACCTTCCTGGCCCGTGAGGGCCGGACCGCTGCCGGGGTGAGGGCCGGACCGCTGCCAGGACACCGTGTCACACGACGTGCGTGGTACCTGACATGTGACACAGTAGACCCATGAGCCCTGAGCCTGCCGTGACAGCCTTTATGAATGTCGGTGGCCCCGGTGACGCACGCCTGGTGATCGTTATCGAGGGGCACGCAGACCGGTGCTGGGACGAGGCCTTCCCAGCCGGCCCGGGCCGTCCGTGGCACACGGGGACCGCCACCTTCCGCACCCGGGCCGGGGCCAAGAGCCCCCGTGACG
Protein-coding regions in this window:
- a CDS encoding RAMP superfamily CRISPR-associated protein, with product MSVTRYEVDLRLVTTSPLHSGGAEHQVDRSPSRRSRPGPGQEAPRRESEPRRFVRDGCGRPVLPGRSVKGALRAAWVRAYGGRAGGDDTEPAGSDRLLPLWGGPERAGSLRVHTIALDGVEMVERMGNAVDRYWGSAGDTALFSHEIVPAGVALRLHLSGQVGSVHDDGDPQGLERLLGQVLGLLQAGRVSLGGRQNAGWGGVRLSDAGTRSVDVARYRLDGPDGLLALLDGRGSTVAVPLVAPPDPGQLTVTVTWDSPTGILVAEPRDKEQRGDQETVDTLPLRTRSRKGRDPQDAGTLVLPGSSVRGALRSRASRIARTVLLAGQQLPGQADWSTTGVHDQLAEDPPLVHALFGSTERRGALRVLDTLALGRTQTLKRTHNAGDRWTGGVVDGGLYAEQVPAPTTRWDSITLVVDLARLGGPGQRRAALCLLGLVLAELATGTLPLGSRGTRGLGEVSVRALSLTGDTSLLGGPWEIRAGAEGGTGVARDLLARLRTLNDDVGGAGWTDYLVDAPRTAQDGE
- the cas6 gene encoding CRISPR system precrRNA processing endoribonuclease RAMP protein Cas6 yields the protein MPTTVFIEFDSPAPVEATPRRLHAAWGRVLDLPEGVSPERARSLPALAPRPPHALGGPKPYCVGQTTASGRTYGFELRFLDDRLVDTLDGWLTWGGVLPVGDGGRGTVALAARSAQVVEHRTWAELEAQNTDTSWVVRLLTPTVFSSRGRHVPGVSPASLAASLHARWCAYSPTGPLRLPDRQALAEALTTVDRTEPVEVGLAMPRGDGRGRLSANRIVAYEGELRISARPGATAQVLSRLMALAGFTNAGSHTAYGMGVVDVEAGAQPDGDALTS